In Osmia bicornis bicornis chromosome 10, iOsmBic2.1, whole genome shotgun sequence, one genomic interval encodes:
- the LOC114877255 gene encoding unconventional myosin-XVIIIa isoform X5, which translates to MPSVPTYSTARSPSNDASSLEDLLMNNSSDSLSRSMESRNLTKRPPLPPCILRRPASRIHMLGPSSTRSPSPCSLSSSLSHRSRSMSIVSSRPRTSLDSPGNFSILPRRMYPMENLSSMDTLEDMSVKEQAPVVFDASLNFVMGCERQRVRQSFRPTASHMEPSTASSYLSSKIAQFLKRTDHIMEEWRSLGHRDDSGDDLSLQAMPRQQDGRGMGRSQSATNIMIRGYQYYSRSNSVAKSSCSRRSLSHASEDRTISDSVDQGELSEMTADFAEEHSTSTLAAERIDAETSERLRLERELQDVTEANKNLQQTTERLEMELLYARAADLNGVASDAEDGEDGGVYKQRYEHAVRELEFTKRKMAQQHEDDLEQLVGLKKQLEKKLADAYEEVEEQRQVVGQWKRRVQKLNGEMHDLRLLLEEQTARNNLLEKKQRKFDSETQNLMNDLRQEKAQRERLAREKEIAIAEKFTIEQNLSDARLEIELKEERLRTLSQELEELTFGGKTEEEVAQLKKAKHELEKRTKDQEEELDDLAGQVQLLEQAKLRLEMSIEQQRKEMRKELQQRDEELEDVRGNSLKKVKALESQLENEHEERTILLREKHELERRLVAIEEQDRAERAVEAETMHRLKRDLKRTKALLRDAQTMLERSKGDSTGKAALRQLKNQLEDAECARAAAVKAKQALEQELNETQASLEEALRQRSEAEERANVASRERTELLSQLEENEEELAEVLKKYRAAVQQVSAEQAQLQEAQVQIAALEAEKSSLKDQLSELTQRLESVEQLGDPTANSLATRRLEFRAKELESKLELEQTTRARLETQIARLKEYVEKLQTESALLRTKEQTAQDAARRLQRSLREAREEASSALAREQEATRARRELEKSLEAAEAETKVARDDLRLALQRIDDLQSAIQGELDLDCSEEGTTENSDSD; encoded by the exons ATGCCGTCTGTACCGACGTACTCCACGGCAAGGTCGCCTTCCAACGACGCGTCCAGCTTGGAGGACCTGCTGATGAACAACTCGAGCGACAGTCTGTCCAGATCCATGGAGTCGAGGAATCTGACGAAAAGACCTCCGTTACCACCGTGCATATTGAGGAGACCAGCTAGCAGGATACACATGTTGGGTCCCAGCTCGACCAGAAGTCCATCACCTTGCAGCCTCTCCTCGAGTTTGTCTCATCGGTCGAGGTCCATGTCCATCGTCTCGTCGAGACCTCGCACTAGCTTAGATTCACCTGGAAACTTCTCCATACTACCCAGAAGAATGTACCCCATGGAAAACCTGTCCAGTATGGACACCCTGGAAGATATGTCTGTCAAGGAACAAGCTCCAGTCGTATTCGATGCCAGCTTGAATTTCGTCATGGGCTGTGAAAGACAGAGGGTCAGACAGTCTTTCAGACCGACAGCTTCTCATATGGAACCTTCGACCGCCTCTTCCTATCTGTCCTCGAAGATCGCACAGTTTTTGAAGAGGACCGATCATATCATGGAGGAGTGGAGGAGTCTGGGTCACAGGGACGATTCTGGTGACGATTTGAGCCTGCAGGCCATGCCTAGACAGCAGGATGGACGTGGTATGGGAAGGAGTCAGAGTGCTACGAACATTATGATCCGTGGTTATCAATATTATAGCAGGTCGAACAGTGTCGCGAAGAGCTCTTGCTCCAGGCGTTCTTTGTCGCATGCTTCTGAGGACAGGACCATCTCTGACAGCGTTGATCAAGGGGAG TTAAGCGAAATGACCGCCGACTTCGCAGAGGAGCATTCGACGTCGACGTTAGCAGCGGAGAGGATCGACGCCGAGACGTCCGAACGTCTGCGACTGGAAAGAGAACTTCAGGATGTGACAGAGGCGAACAAGAATCTTCAACAAACGACAGAGCGGCTGGAAATGGAGCTTCTGTATGCAAGAGCTGCCGATTTGAATGGCGTTGCCTCTGATGCCGAGGACGGCGAAGATGGTGGTGTTTACAAACAGAGATACGAGCACGCTGTGAGAGAACTCGAGTTCACCAAGAGGAAGATGGCGCAACAGCACGAGGATGACTTGGAACAATTGGTGGGACTCAAGAAACAATTAGAGAAGAAG TTAGCTGACGCGTACGAAGAGGTCGAAGAACAGCGTCAAGTGGTTGGACAATGGAAACGTCGTGTACAAAAATTGAACGGTGAAATGCACGATCTGAGGCTGCTGTTAGAAGAACAAACAGCCAGGAATAATCTTTTAGAGAAGAAGCAACGCAA aTTCGACTCGGAAACGCAGAATCTGATGAACGATCTCCGGCAAGAGAAAGCTCAACGAGAAAGGCTTGCCAGAGAAAAGGAGATTGCAATCGCAGAAAAATTCACCATAGAACAAAATCTGAGT GATGCGAGATTAGAAATCgaattgaaagaagaaaggcTGCGAACATTAAGCCAGGAACTGGAAGAGTTAACATTCGGTGGTAAAACGGAAGAGGAAGTGGCACAGTTGAAGAAAGCCAAGCACGAGCTAGAAAAGAGAACAAAGGATCAAGAAGAGGAACTCGATGACCTTGCTGGACAAGTACAGCTTCTTGAGCAAGCTAAATTGAGGCTTGAAATGAGCATCGAGCAGCAACGCAAAGAAATGCGTAAAGAACTGCAACAGAGGGACGAGGAATTAGAGGATGTGCGTGGTAATTCATTGAAGAAGGTTAAAGCGCTGGAATCGCAGCTTGAAAATGAACACGAAGAGAGAACGATACTTCTCCGAGAGAAACACGAATTGGAACGACGTTTGGTGGCCATAGAAGAACAGGACCGAGCTGAACGAGCCGTGGAGGCTGAAACTATGCATAGGTTAAAGAGAGATCTAAAGAGGACCAAAGCACTGCTCAGAGATGCTCAGACCATGTTAGAAAGATCCAAAGGCGACTCGACAGGCAAGGCAGCCCTGCGACAACTGAAGAATCAATTAGAAGATGCTGAATGCGCAAGAGCTGCTGCGGTTAAAGCGAAACAAGCGTTGGAACAAGAATTAAACGAGACTCAAGCTTCTCTCGAGGAAGCACTGCGGCAGCGTTCTGAAGCGGAAGAACGTGCCAACGTAGCCAGTCGCGAACGAACCGAATTACTGTCACAACTGGAAGAAAACGAGGAAGAACTTGCTGAA GTGTTGAAGAAGTACCGTGCAGCTGTTCAACAAGTGTCAGCAGAACAGGCGCAGTTACAAGAGGCGCAGGTACAAATTGCCGCACTGGAAGCGGAGAAATCCTCGCTGAAGGATCAACTTTCAGAATTGACTCAACGTTTGGAATCTGTGGAACAGCTTGGAGATCCTACTGCAAACAGTCTTGCTACGAGACGATTGGAATTCCGTGCCAAGGAGCTCGAGAGTAAGCTGGAATTAGAGCAAACTACTAGAGCACGCTTGGAG acGCAGATAGCAAGATTGAAGGAGTACGTTGAAAAGCTGCAAACTGAATCAGCATTACTAAGGACAAAGGAGCAGACCGCTCAAGATGCGGCGAGGAGATTGCAAAGATCGTTACGCGAAGCGAGAGAAGAGGCTAGCTCTGCATTGGCACGCGAACAAGAAGCCACACGGGCTCGTCGCGAATTAGAAAAGTCCCTTGAGGCTGCTGAAGCAGAGACCAAAGTCGCTAGAGACGATCTTAGATTGGCGCTTCAACGAATCGACGATTTGCAAAGCGCCATTCAAGGCGAACTCGATTTGGATTGTAGCGAGGAGGGAACAACTGAAAATAGCGATAG TGATTGA
- the LOC114877255 gene encoding unconventional myosin-XVIIIa isoform X4, giving the protein MLENVTRWPTNVGPRLVKARSSPNVSKPLSLPKKQPVPEQSRSTLANKSTSRPAKSTVTMKTSSRISSNDHTSTRVGFSSEPGKKSASCSSKPRRPVAETKSSPVIFKNEKKQNPRTLCKTTSCTILEDRALLKKGLSYAPTKPPKKPETLKKKATLDRSVSLSCVSIRARPEDQHFRTSSQTIVEKRQEIPRGKSINRSTSLWSVQSIPRNEPPSRRNLGVSSRPSKIPLLTHRNRIGRSLADLSQVDRAVEPTILPIPLDNDIDLDRSMDERIYENCREAFGYSPVNRREPARGYSSNLEERVARLMAQLDDDDDEEQTASTDCVDSAPPRRTTYEDDRSTGKQYHATVIKIEDPPSKDQKESDEKNNSEEKKAVIRVEYEPSIRQSVIEESKKKKESSSIQELKKNWEKQAKGSLIKDQTPVPNVDTLKTVCQRNEEIKQEIKRAQSVGKRAKEIEHLVNFFNCKNAEATKEVKDPWIKTRSTQDVTPTIESVTSLKKNVDVKSLNDYNGYTSDGNCSEDSGHMSNENEVEWKENVQSETRDFGKERFFERNGIGVFDSPINRLESEKKTVVVRNSVSTSSGASSIDSCKGENAKVAEKNQRNACRTFEDGRQIFFRSGTLERLEAQRDEKLTGHIILLQARCRGYLARRKLNTLKLQDLAVRCIQRNVRKWMSVREWPWWRLYVKVAPLLNVHRTEDQLKAKTEELEILRTKLERLEQERNHLKHDNDKLEAKLSEMTADFAEEHSTSTLAAERIDAETSERLRLERELQDVTEANKNLQQTTERLEMELLYARAADLNGVASDAEDGEDGGVYKQRYEHAVRELEFTKRKMAQQHEDDLEQLVGLKKQLEKKLADAYEEVEEQRQVVGQWKRRVQKLNGEMHDLRLLLEEQTARNNLLEKKQRKFDSETQNLMNDLRQEKAQRERLAREKEIAIAEKFTIEQNLSDARLEIELKEERLRTLSQELEELTFGGKTEEEVAQLKKAKHELEKRTKDQEEELDDLAGQVQLLEQAKLRLEMSIEQQRKEMRKELQQRDEELEDVRGNSLKKVKALESQLENEHEERTILLREKHELERRLVAIEEQDRAERAVEAETMHRLKRDLKRTKALLRDAQTMLERSKGDSTGKAALRQLKNQLEDAECARAAAVKAKQALEQELNETQASLEEALRQRSEAEERANVASRERTELLSQLEENEEELAEVLKKYRAAVQQVSAEQAQLQEAQVQIAALEAEKSSLKDQLSELTQRLESVEQLGDPTANSLATRRLEFRAKELESKLELEQTTRARLETQIARLKEYVEKLQTESALLRTKEQTAQDAARRLQRSLREAREEASSALAREQEATRARRELEKSLEAAEAETKVARDDLRLALQRIDDLQSAIQGELDLDCSEEGTTENSDSD; this is encoded by the exons ATGCTGGAGAACGTAACGAGATGGCCAACGAACGTTGGTCCTCGACTTGTCAAGGCAAGAAGCAGCCCGAACGTATCGAAACCTCTGTCGCTTCCAAAGAAGCAGCCCGTACCCGAGCAGAGCAGATCTACTCTGGCGAACAAGTCTACAAGCCGACCGGCAAAAAGCACGGTTACCATGAAGACGTCCAGCAGGATCTCTTCTAATGACCATACCAGTACACGCGTCGGTTTTTCCTCGGAGCCAGGCAAGAAGAGTGCTTCCTGTTCGAGCAAGCCACGTCGCCCCGTTGCAGAAACTAAATCGTCGCCGgtgattttcaaaaatgagaAGAAACAAAACCCGAGGACCCTTTGCAAAACAACCTCGTGCACGATTCTCGAGGACAGAGCGTTGTTGAAGAAGGGATTGTCGTACGCGCCTACGAAGCCGCCGAAGAAACCGGAGACCCTGAAGAAGAAGGCAACTCTGGATCGTTCGGTCAGCCTGAGCTGCGTCTCTATAAGAGCTCGTCCCGAGGATCAACACTTCCGGACGTCCTCGCAGACGATCGTCGAGAAGAGACAGGAGATCCCTCGAGGTAAATCCATCAACAGATCTACCAGCCTGTGGAGCGTGCAATCGATCCCGAGGAACGAACCTCCGAGTAGAAGAAACCTCGGAGTCTCCTCAAGACCGAGCAAGATACCACTTCTGACCCATAGAAACCGAATAGGTCGATCTCTGGCCGATCTATCGCAGGTAGATCGAGCCGTCGAGCCGACGATCCTTCCTATACCATTGGACAACGACATCGATCTTGATCGCTCGATGGACGAGCGGATCTACGAAAATTGTCGCGAGGCGTTCGGTTATTCCCCGGTAAATCGGCGCGAACCTGCTCGAGGGTACAGCAGCAATCTCGAAGAGCGTGTCGCCAGACTGATGGCTCAATtggacgacgacgacgacgaggagcAAACTGCGTCGACCGATTGCGTGGATTCTGCTCCACCTCGTAGAACTACCTACGAGGACGATAGATCTACCGGGAAGCAGTATCACGCAACTGTGATCAAGATCGAAGATCCACCTAGCAAGGATCAGAAAGAGAGCGACGAGAAGAACAATTCAGAAGAGAAGAAAGCGGTGATCAGGGTGGAATACGAGCCGAGTATCAGGCAAAGTGTTATCGAGgaatcgaagaagaagaaagaaagctCTAGTATTCAAGAACTTAAAAAGAACTGGGAGAAACAGGCTAAGGGATCGTTGATCAAGGATCAAACACCTGTTCCAAACGTGGATACTTTGAAGACTGTTTGTCAGAGGAACGAGGAGATTAAACAGGAAATTAAGAGAGCACAGTCTGTGGGTAAAAGAGCGAAGGAGATCGAGCATCTGGTGAACTTCTTTAATTGCAAGAACGCAGAGGCGACCAAAGAGGTGAAGGATCCTTGGATCAAAACAAGATCCACTCAGGATGTTACTCCGACCATAGAGTCCGTGACCAGCCTGAAGAAGAACGTCGACGTTAAAAGTTTGAACGATTACAATGGATACACTTCTGATGGGAATTGCTCCGAGGATAGCGGGCACATGAGTAACGAGAACGAAGTTGAATGGAAGGAGAACGTTCAGAGCGAGACTCGAGATTTTGGGAAGGAACGATTTTTCGAGAGGAACGGTATCGGCGTGTTCGATTCGCCGATCAATAGACTGGAATCGGAGAAGAAGACCGTCGTTGTTCGAAACAGTGTCTCGACTTCCAGTGGTGCCAGCAGTATCGATAGTTGCAAAGGAGAGAACGCGAAAGTCGCGGAGAAAAACCAGAGGAATGCTTGCAGGACCTTCGAGGATGGACGACAG ATATTTTTCAGATCCGGCACCCTGGAGCGATTGGAGGCCCAAAGAGACGAGAAGCTGACTGGACACATTATTCTTCTTCAGGCAAGGTGCAGGGGTTATCTGGCACGTCGTAAACTCAACACTCTGAAA TTGCAAGATCTGGCAGTCAGATGTATCCAGAGGAACGTAAGGAAGTGGATGTCCGTAAGAGAATGGCCATGGTGGAGATTATACGTGAAAGTTGCACCTTTATTGAACGTTCATCGGACTGAGGATCAGTTAAAGGCAAAGACG GAAGAGCTTGAAATTCTCAGAACAAAGTTGGAGAGATTGGAACAGGAACGGAATCATCTGAAACACGACAACGACAAACTAGAAGCTAAG TTAAGCGAAATGACCGCCGACTTCGCAGAGGAGCATTCGACGTCGACGTTAGCAGCGGAGAGGATCGACGCCGAGACGTCCGAACGTCTGCGACTGGAAAGAGAACTTCAGGATGTGACAGAGGCGAACAAGAATCTTCAACAAACGACAGAGCGGCTGGAAATGGAGCTTCTGTATGCAAGAGCTGCCGATTTGAATGGCGTTGCCTCTGATGCCGAGGACGGCGAAGATGGTGGTGTTTACAAACAGAGATACGAGCACGCTGTGAGAGAACTCGAGTTCACCAAGAGGAAGATGGCGCAACAGCACGAGGATGACTTGGAACAATTGGTGGGACTCAAGAAACAATTAGAGAAGAAG TTAGCTGACGCGTACGAAGAGGTCGAAGAACAGCGTCAAGTGGTTGGACAATGGAAACGTCGTGTACAAAAATTGAACGGTGAAATGCACGATCTGAGGCTGCTGTTAGAAGAACAAACAGCCAGGAATAATCTTTTAGAGAAGAAGCAACGCAA aTTCGACTCGGAAACGCAGAATCTGATGAACGATCTCCGGCAAGAGAAAGCTCAACGAGAAAGGCTTGCCAGAGAAAAGGAGATTGCAATCGCAGAAAAATTCACCATAGAACAAAATCTGAGT GATGCGAGATTAGAAATCgaattgaaagaagaaaggcTGCGAACATTAAGCCAGGAACTGGAAGAGTTAACATTCGGTGGTAAAACGGAAGAGGAAGTGGCACAGTTGAAGAAAGCCAAGCACGAGCTAGAAAAGAGAACAAAGGATCAAGAAGAGGAACTCGATGACCTTGCTGGACAAGTACAGCTTCTTGAGCAAGCTAAATTGAGGCTTGAAATGAGCATCGAGCAGCAACGCAAAGAAATGCGTAAAGAACTGCAACAGAGGGACGAGGAATTAGAGGATGTGCGTGGTAATTCATTGAAGAAGGTTAAAGCGCTGGAATCGCAGCTTGAAAATGAACACGAAGAGAGAACGATACTTCTCCGAGAGAAACACGAATTGGAACGACGTTTGGTGGCCATAGAAGAACAGGACCGAGCTGAACGAGCCGTGGAGGCTGAAACTATGCATAGGTTAAAGAGAGATCTAAAGAGGACCAAAGCACTGCTCAGAGATGCTCAGACCATGTTAGAAAGATCCAAAGGCGACTCGACAGGCAAGGCAGCCCTGCGACAACTGAAGAATCAATTAGAAGATGCTGAATGCGCAAGAGCTGCTGCGGTTAAAGCGAAACAAGCGTTGGAACAAGAATTAAACGAGACTCAAGCTTCTCTCGAGGAAGCACTGCGGCAGCGTTCTGAAGCGGAAGAACGTGCCAACGTAGCCAGTCGCGAACGAACCGAATTACTGTCACAACTGGAAGAAAACGAGGAAGAACTTGCTGAA GTGTTGAAGAAGTACCGTGCAGCTGTTCAACAAGTGTCAGCAGAACAGGCGCAGTTACAAGAGGCGCAGGTACAAATTGCCGCACTGGAAGCGGAGAAATCCTCGCTGAAGGATCAACTTTCAGAATTGACTCAACGTTTGGAATCTGTGGAACAGCTTGGAGATCCTACTGCAAACAGTCTTGCTACGAGACGATTGGAATTCCGTGCCAAGGAGCTCGAGAGTAAGCTGGAATTAGAGCAAACTACTAGAGCACGCTTGGAG acGCAGATAGCAAGATTGAAGGAGTACGTTGAAAAGCTGCAAACTGAATCAGCATTACTAAGGACAAAGGAGCAGACCGCTCAAGATGCGGCGAGGAGATTGCAAAGATCGTTACGCGAAGCGAGAGAAGAGGCTAGCTCTGCATTGGCACGCGAACAAGAAGCCACACGGGCTCGTCGCGAATTAGAAAAGTCCCTTGAGGCTGCTGAAGCAGAGACCAAAGTCGCTAGAGACGATCTTAGATTGGCGCTTCAACGAATCGACGATTTGCAAAGCGCCATTCAAGGCGAACTCGATTTGGATTGTAGCGAGGAGGGAACAACTGAAAATAGCGATAG TGATTGA